The Melioribacteraceae bacterium 4301-Me genome window below encodes:
- a CDS encoding GDSL-type esterase/lipase family protein translates to MKNKFTIILVSVIAISSFSLSLKTQNQSKTQVQVDSTRYKLNPNYQLQLRLYDIYKTKQADIVMLGNSLTHGVNWNELLGRSNVVERGIPSDVLDGFLARMSYIYRLKPKICFILGGINDIYNWTPVERIYFNYVRIINGLKKAGIKPVIQSTVYAGKNWGKDWGLTPENNRNRNLEVDKLNNLLLEYARKNNIDYIDLNSKMSTSDHFLRPELTWDGVHFNAEGFKIWGNEVERVLEKYNL, encoded by the coding sequence ATGAAAAATAAATTTACGATAATTCTCGTTTCAGTTATTGCTATAAGCAGTTTTTCTTTATCACTCAAAACACAGAATCAAAGCAAAACGCAAGTTCAAGTAGATTCAACTCGCTATAAGCTCAATCCTAATTATCAATTGCAACTTCGGTTATATGACATTTATAAAACAAAGCAGGCAGATATTGTTATGTTGGGAAACTCCCTTACACATGGTGTAAATTGGAATGAATTATTAGGCCGGTCTAACGTTGTCGAAAGAGGAATTCCAAGCGACGTACTAGATGGTTTTTTAGCAAGAATGAGTTACATTTATAGACTGAAACCAAAAATTTGTTTCATTTTGGGAGGCATTAATGATATTTATAATTGGACTCCTGTTGAAAGGATTTATTTTAACTATGTTAGGATTATAAATGGACTTAAAAAAGCTGGCATAAAACCTGTCATTCAATCAACAGTCTATGCAGGTAAAAATTGGGGAAAGGATTGGGGTCTAACGCCAGAAAATAATCGAAATAGAAATTTAGAAGTTGATAAACTTAACAATCTTCTATTGGAATATGCTCGTAAAAATAATATTGATTATATTGACCTCAACTCTAAAATGTCGACAAGCGACCATTTTTTAAGACCCGAATTAACATGGGATGGCGTCCACTTTAACGCTGAGGGTTTTAAGATTTGGGGAAATGAGGTTGAAAGGGTTCTAGAAAAATACAATTTGTAA
- a CDS encoding AMP-binding protein, with the protein MININTSTTLWERWKFNAERTPDRKAIIHWNAGEEPYRWTFKSLIEAAKKYSVILKKVGIRKGDVCAIIIRHNKNFYPLYLGISRATALPAVLAYPNPRLHPDKFRQGLEGMSQRSGLDYILTERELEPIIRPLIEKPGSTIKAVYFPLEWDVEKEYDEKIDEQIEKEQSTIKPEEPFLLQHSSGTTGLQKPVVLSHKAVLQHVVNYGSALKVTENDKVASWLPLYHDMGLIGAYHIPLAYGIPSIQIDPFQWVLAPIILLEVITKEKATMTFLPNFAYNIFADKIHDDELKDISLESLRILINASEPIRHDSHLKFINKYKNYGLNPNALSGMYGMAEMTLAVVQTEPGKPIKEVVVDRNELSKGIVKLADDNVVKRVCVSSGKLIPGCEIRIVDEKRKDLPFGFVGEVAVKSVSMFDGYRNYPEKTAEVVEDGWYFSGDYGFEYDGEYFIIGRKKDIIIVAGKNIYPEDVEDTVNQVDGVIPGRVIAFGEEDESLGTEQVSIVAETKAETEEEKNKIRLAILKAGMSIDVNIHKVYLVPPRWLIKSSAGKPSRKANKERLAEGKDKQVWSR; encoded by the coding sequence ATGATTAATATAAATACCTCAACTACACTTTGGGAACGATGGAAATTTAATGCAGAGAGAACCCCCGATAGAAAAGCTATAATTCATTGGAATGCGGGTGAAGAACCGTATAGATGGACATTTAAAAGCCTGATAGAAGCAGCTAAAAAATATTCTGTTATACTAAAAAAAGTAGGTATTCGAAAAGGCGATGTTTGTGCTATTATAATTAGACATAATAAAAATTTTTATCCATTATATCTCGGTATATCTCGTGCTACTGCTTTGCCTGCTGTTTTGGCTTATCCAAATCCTAGATTACATCCTGATAAATTTAGACAGGGTCTCGAGGGAATGTCTCAAAGATCCGGCTTGGATTATATTTTAACAGAAAGGGAACTCGAACCAATAATTCGTCCTTTAATTGAGAAACCTGGCAGTACAATTAAAGCCGTTTACTTTCCACTTGAGTGGGATGTAGAAAAAGAGTATGATGAAAAAATTGATGAGCAGATTGAAAAAGAACAGAGTACTATTAAACCAGAAGAACCTTTTTTGCTTCAACATTCGTCTGGAACCACTGGCTTACAAAAACCTGTTGTGCTTTCCCATAAAGCAGTTTTACAACATGTAGTCAATTATGGCTCTGCATTAAAGGTTACAGAAAACGATAAAGTAGCTTCTTGGCTTCCATTGTATCATGACATGGGATTAATTGGTGCTTATCACATTCCTTTAGCTTATGGAATTCCCTCAATTCAAATTGATCCTTTTCAGTGGGTTCTGGCTCCTATAATTCTGCTTGAAGTTATTACTAAAGAAAAAGCCACAATGACTTTTCTGCCTAATTTTGCTTATAACATATTTGCAGATAAAATACATGATGATGAGCTTAAAGATATTTCATTGGAAAGTCTACGCATTCTTATTAATGCAAGTGAACCTATTAGACACGATAGTCATTTGAAATTTATAAATAAGTACAAGAACTATGGATTAAATCCAAACGCGCTCTCTGGAATGTATGGAATGGCTGAAATGACATTAGCAGTTGTTCAGACTGAACCAGGTAAGCCAATTAAGGAAGTAGTAGTCGATAGGAATGAACTGTCAAAAGGAATTGTTAAATTAGCCGATGATAATGTGGTGAAAAGAGTTTGTGTTTCTTCGGGCAAGTTAATACCCGGTTGTGAGATTCGAATTGTTGATGAAAAAAGGAAAGATTTGCCCTTCGGGTTTGTTGGTGAAGTTGCTGTAAAATCTGTTTCTATGTTTGACGGTTACAGAAATTATCCAGAAAAAACTGCAGAAGTTGTAGAAGATGGGTGGTATTTTTCTGGAGATTACGGCTTTGAATACGATGGTGAATATTTTATTATTGGCAGAAAAAAAGATATTATTATTGTTGCAGGCAAAAATATTTATCCAGAGGATGTTGAGGATACAGTTAATCAAGTTGATGGAGTTATCCCTGGTAGAGTTATAGCCTTTGGAGAAGAAGATGAATCGCTTGGTACTGAACAAGTAAGTATTGTGGCTGAAACCAAAGCTGAAACTGAAGAAGAAAAAAATAAAATTCGACTTGCAATATTAAAAGCAGGCATGTCTATAGACGTAAACATTCATAAAGTGTATCTTGTACCGCCTCGATGGCTTATAAAAAGTTCTGCTGGTAAACCAAGCAGAAAAGCAAATAAAGAAAGATTAGCAGAAGGTAAAGATAAACAAGTTTGGAGTAGATAA
- a CDS encoding acyl carrier protein, translating into MISPELKKVILKELNLDDFDLKDETTAPEVPGWDSLNHINIILAVEEYFKIKFKSYEVLRLKNVGDLQKLVDSKTGKK; encoded by the coding sequence ATGATTTCACCAGAACTTAAAAAAGTTATATTAAAGGAACTCAACTTAGACGATTTTGACCTTAAAGATGAGACTACCGCTCCAGAAGTACCGGGTTGGGATTCCTTAAATCACATAAATATAATTTTAGCTGTTGAAGAGTATTTTAAAATTAAGTTTAAAAGCTATGAGGTGCTTAGGCTTAAAAACGTCGGTGACCTTCAAAAACTTGTTGACTCAAAAACCGGCAAGAAATGA
- a CDS encoding MBOAT family protein: MMLINLSLDKILDLLKYNQNDPLIFSTILFLFFFFIVLIFYNLFSKNKNIRVFLLIIFSLYFYYKVVGFYFIILIVSAVINFYLTKWMSTYENFTKRRWVLILIIVLNLAILAYFKYTNFILQIINDVANKNIEPLAIFLPIGISFYTFKALNYVFDVYLDTLKPAKNLSDFCVFLFFFPNLLAGPIDRASEFLPQIDKEPFISKEDLGKAIFLISAGLLKKVVIADYISLNYVDRIFDFPIRYTGLENLIAVYGYALQIYCDFSGYSDMAIGIAILLGFKLMDNFNSPFKATSIADFWRRWHISLSKWLLDYLFRPIQFKFRNLHLYGNMIALFITFLLCGLWHGAGWNFILWGALHGFFMSFALLIQKPKNAFYTKLRIKNTRFLKFFQVIITFHLVAFSFLVFRANNISLVGQVISQIFTFFHGEIITQFIEKLPLIFTLILVGYLFHFIPLSLENKIKKLIAVTPWFGKALILAVVIWIAAQFKSADIQPFIYFQF; this comes from the coding sequence ATGATGCTCATAAATTTAAGTCTCGATAAAATACTGGACCTCTTAAAGTATAATCAGAACGACCCGCTTATTTTCTCAACTATCCTTTTCCTCTTTTTCTTCTTTATTGTACTCATTTTTTATAATCTTTTTTCTAAGAACAAGAACATAAGAGTATTTCTCCTTATAATTTTCTCGCTTTATTTTTATTATAAAGTAGTTGGCTTTTACTTCATCATTCTTATTGTTTCAGCGGTTATAAATTTCTATCTCACCAAATGGATGAGTACTTATGAGAATTTTACGAAGAGAAGATGGGTTCTTATCCTTATTATTGTATTAAACTTAGCAATTCTTGCATATTTCAAATACACTAATTTTATACTGCAGATAATTAACGATGTTGCTAATAAAAATATTGAACCGCTTGCTATCTTTCTTCCAATTGGTATTTCATTTTATACTTTTAAGGCACTTAATTATGTTTTTGATGTATATCTTGATACTTTAAAGCCAGCAAAAAATTTAAGCGATTTTTGTGTGTTCTTATTTTTCTTTCCAAATCTATTGGCTGGTCCAATAGATAGAGCTTCCGAATTTCTACCGCAGATAGATAAAGAACCATTTATCTCAAAAGAGGATTTAGGAAAAGCAATCTTTTTGATATCAGCCGGATTGTTAAAAAAGGTGGTTATTGCAGATTACATTAGCCTAAACTATGTTGACCGCATATTTGATTTTCCAATTCGTTATACTGGACTGGAAAATTTAATTGCAGTATATGGATATGCACTGCAAATTTATTGTGATTTTTCAGGCTACTCCGATATGGCAATTGGCATTGCTATTTTGCTCGGTTTTAAATTAATGGATAACTTTAATTCTCCTTTTAAAGCTACCAGTATTGCTGATTTTTGGAGACGCTGGCATATTTCTCTTTCAAAATGGCTTCTCGATTATCTTTTCAGACCAATCCAATTTAAATTCAGGAATCTCCATCTTTACGGAAATATGATAGCATTATTTATAACTTTTTTATTGTGTGGACTTTGGCACGGTGCCGGCTGGAATTTTATTCTTTGGGGTGCTCTGCATGGATTCTTTATGTCCTTTGCTCTGCTAATTCAAAAACCTAAAAATGCTTTTTATACTAAACTCCGTATCAAGAATACAAGGTTTTTAAAGTTCTTCCAAGTTATCATAACATTTCATCTCGTTGCGTTTTCATTTCTTGTTTTTCGAGCTAATAATATTTCCTTAGTTGGACAGGTTATTTCGCAAATATTTACCTTCTTTCATGGTGAAATTATTACTCAATTTATTGAAAAGCTGCCATTAATTTTCACTCTCATCTTAGTTGGTTACTTATTCCACTTTATTCCTCTCTCGCTTGAAAATAAGATAAAGAAACTTATTGCTGTAACTCCATGGTTCGGAAAAGCTTTAATTTTAGCAGTTGTCATTTGGATTGCAGCACAATTTAAGTCGGCTGATATTCAACCATTTATCTACTTCCAATTTTAA
- a CDS encoding tetratricopeptide repeat protein, with translation MSKILLGLQLLILLFLFSVSFAQQQSEIEGFKKNALQHMQAGRYGEAIDQLNKYISARPREAEGYNLRAQCYEKRSQYENAVLDYRRAIALSTEAGRKSEYENNLRRVQEVWYSLLQKKIEGYLREIAINPNNPFNYLEIGKAYRNMEVWDKAEEWYDKYLEKDNNASPDEIIRYTEILAKTGHIQKGEKILKQYVEKYPDDWRLWSRYGYFTLWLAKYQIAKKAFETALSFKPFFQEAQDGLDIVNREAYVTLQNPRSFEKVYPIDRYYSILKKKPDDIKIRYKLIDELIKANRLQEAYQQINLIGITNSNDPKYQETYEKVTKLRNQYIQDKINEYKKILQENPDDKKALNQIAIYYDELQQYEDALNYLNKYFEKYPDEKDPELRYRYARVLAWNRDFDESLKVIDKLLQDYPTNADYQLLRAQVSVWTGQDIDLANKLLSEIIKKQPNNLDALIAMGSLKLIQRDFNAAQDYANKAKAIAPNNNDVAKLQSNIDWQKLRAEEEKLYSILEEGRRKVLDHNCEAALPYYEEYLSKAEPNVLIQKEYGDVLFCAKQYKKALDVYNNVLSQGYNFDAAMQRAKLYYAMGDSLNAVREFKNLVKEDSSNFDANLYLADSYAKAGEYDSARTIYNNMLDTWKLDSTQVKMITLRKGWLPVTGLAAIFDTFPNYVGFAPISQTYADNESLRLNNFGGRLELGLTNFISLGVSFIKTYIKANPDVLDQNVISSIVYTGNRRFNTFKGHIFFKFSSYITAGVGVGTANSEGFILRDDKDAFFRFEKKDTASLTFNYQNSDGALILYSPYLTDVRYYATLYRVAGYFIHREGLKLEGSFQYISVTDNNEGNDFYLRIGRYFYKNLIIGYEYYYTNYKFKSSFYYSPRNFESHSIFVDNELEKRKELRVTIGGKLGFIPQNNFVALEGHVEAFYQPIRNLTFSGRIGIGSTSRYDSSYRYFSGQFSAYWTIF, from the coding sequence ATGTCAAAAATTCTTTTGGGTCTGCAATTACTCATCTTACTTTTTCTATTTTCAGTCTCTTTTGCGCAGCAGCAAAGTGAAATAGAAGGCTTTAAAAAAAATGCTTTGCAGCACATGCAGGCGGGAAGATATGGCGAGGCAATTGACCAATTAAATAAATATATTTCTGCCAGACCTCGTGAGGCTGAAGGATATAATTTAAGAGCGCAATGCTATGAAAAAAGATCACAATATGAAAATGCTGTGCTGGATTATAGAAGAGCTATTGCACTTTCTACCGAAGCCGGTAGAAAATCTGAATACGAGAATAATCTTCGCCGCGTTCAAGAAGTCTGGTATTCACTTTTACAAAAAAAGATTGAGGGATACCTTCGCGAAATCGCTATAAATCCAAACAATCCGTTTAATTACCTCGAAATAGGCAAAGCTTACAGAAATATGGAAGTATGGGATAAAGCAGAAGAATGGTATGATAAATATTTGGAAAAAGATAATAATGCTTCTCCAGATGAAATCATTCGTTACACCGAAATTTTAGCTAAAACTGGCCACATCCAAAAAGGTGAGAAAATTTTAAAACAGTATGTAGAAAAATATCCTGATGATTGGAGACTGTGGAGCAGGTACGGTTATTTTACACTTTGGTTGGCTAAGTATCAGATTGCAAAAAAAGCGTTTGAGACTGCACTGAGTTTTAAGCCTTTTTTTCAAGAAGCACAAGATGGATTAGATATTGTAAATAGAGAAGCTTATGTAACACTTCAAAATCCTCGTTCCTTCGAAAAAGTTTATCCTATTGACCGTTACTATAGCATTTTAAAAAAGAAACCAGATGATATAAAGATTAGGTACAAACTGATTGATGAACTTATTAAAGCGAACAGACTGCAAGAAGCATATCAGCAAATTAATCTGATAGGAATTACTAATAGCAATGACCCCAAATATCAAGAGACCTATGAGAAAGTGACTAAACTTCGTAATCAGTATATTCAAGATAAGATAAATGAATACAAAAAAATATTGCAGGAAAATCCTGATGATAAAAAAGCTTTAAACCAAATAGCAATATATTATGACGAACTTCAGCAATATGAGGATGCACTGAATTATTTGAACAAATACTTTGAAAAATACCCCGATGAAAAAGATCCTGAGCTTAGATATAGGTATGCAAGAGTATTAGCGTGGAACCGAGATTTCGATGAATCGCTTAAAGTAATTGATAAGCTTTTGCAAGATTACCCTACAAATGCAGATTATCAGTTGCTTCGCGCTCAAGTTTCTGTTTGGACAGGTCAAGATATAGATCTTGCAAACAAACTATTATCCGAAATAATAAAAAAACAGCCAAATAACTTGGATGCACTTATCGCTATGGGTTCTTTGAAACTTATTCAAAGAGATTTTAACGCTGCACAAGATTATGCAAATAAAGCAAAAGCAATAGCACCTAACAATAATGATGTTGCTAAGCTGCAATCCAATATAGATTGGCAAAAATTACGTGCTGAAGAAGAAAAACTTTATTCAATTTTGGAAGAAGGGAGGAGAAAAGTTTTAGACCATAATTGTGAAGCAGCTCTTCCTTATTACGAAGAATATCTCTCAAAAGCAGAACCAAATGTTTTAATTCAGAAAGAATATGGCGACGTTCTTTTCTGTGCTAAACAATATAAAAAAGCTCTCGATGTTTATAATAATGTTCTTTCACAAGGATATAATTTCGATGCAGCGATGCAGCGCGCTAAATTATATTATGCAATGGGCGACTCGCTAAATGCTGTACGTGAATTCAAAAACTTAGTAAAAGAAGATTCATCCAACTTCGATGCTAATCTTTATTTAGCTGATTCGTATGCGAAAGCAGGTGAATATGATTCAGCAAGAACAATTTACAATAATATGCTCGATACTTGGAAACTAGACTCCACTCAAGTTAAAATGATTACTCTTCGCAAAGGCTGGCTTCCAGTAACTGGCTTGGCAGCAATTTTCGATACTTTCCCAAATTACGTCGGCTTTGCTCCAATTTCACAAACTTACGCTGATAATGAAAGTCTGCGACTGAATAACTTTGGCGGAAGATTGGAACTCGGCTTAACGAATTTTATATCATTAGGAGTTTCGTTTATAAAGACCTATATTAAAGCAAACCCTGATGTACTAGATCAAAACGTAATTAGCTCAATTGTTTATACCGGCAATAGACGTTTTAACACATTCAAGGGGCATATATTCTTCAAATTTTCTTCTTATATCACAGCTGGTGTTGGAGTTGGAACGGCAAATTCAGAAGGGTTTATTCTGCGAGACGATAAAGATGCTTTTTTTAGATTCGAAAAAAAAGATACTGCCTCACTTACTTTTAACTATCAAAACTCGGATGGCGCTTTAATCCTCTATTCTCCTTATTTAACTGATGTGCGTTATTATGCAACTTTGTATAGAGTTGCTGGTTATTTTATTCACAGAGAAGGACTAAAATTAGAAGGGTCGTTTCAATATATCTCCGTTACCGATAATAACGAGGGCAACGATTTTTACTTGAGAATTGGTAGATATTTTTATAAGAACTTGATTATTGGCTACGAATACTACTACACTAATTATAAATTTAAGTCGTCTTTTTACTATTCTCCAAGAAATTTTGAATCACATAGTATTTTTGTAGATAACGAATTGGAAAAGAGAAAAGAGCTGAGAGTAACAATAGGTGGCAAGTTAGGATTTATTCCACAAAATAACTTTGTTGCTTTAGAAGGACATGTGGAAGCATTTTATCAACCGATTAGAAACCTTACTTTTAGCGGGAGAATTGGTATAGGAAGTACTTCAAGGTATGATTCTAGTTACAGATATTTTTCTGGACAGTTTAGCGCTTATTGGACAATCTTTTAA
- a CDS encoding M23 family metallopeptidase: MKYKFSFLYILFFLTFSLVYSQKIKLIGKAEPGGVLIGEAKNIKTVLFDGHKIGFDERGYFLIGFDRDAKGTHTIKAIFKNGKSEIKKIKLPKRKYIVQRLKLAEKYVVPPDSELSRIEEEMTMMKEAREKIGLIDSAFYVSGFISPVENASISSVFGSQRILNGIPKKPHNGIDFAADEGTPVHAAADGIVAIAGDNFYFNGNFVLLDHGQGLSTVYLHMSKLNVKTDDRVKKGQVIGLVGSTGRATGPHLHWGAQWFNKRIDPMNLLNLGFLQ; encoded by the coding sequence ATGAAATATAAATTTTCATTCCTGTACATTTTATTCTTTTTAACTTTTTCCTTGGTTTATTCTCAAAAAATCAAGCTGATTGGTAAAGCAGAACCTGGCGGGGTTCTGATAGGCGAGGCAAAAAATATTAAAACTGTTTTATTTGATGGTCATAAAATCGGTTTTGACGAACGTGGTTATTTTCTAATAGGTTTTGACAGGGATGCGAAGGGAACTCATACAATTAAAGCTATTTTTAAGAATGGGAAATCCGAGATCAAAAAAATTAAACTACCCAAACGTAAATACATTGTTCAGAGATTAAAATTAGCAGAGAAGTATGTAGTGCCTCCTGATTCAGAATTATCGAGAATTGAAGAAGAGATGACAATGATGAAAGAAGCAAGGGAAAAAATTGGTTTAATAGATAGTGCTTTTTATGTTAGTGGATTTATTAGTCCAGTTGAAAATGCAAGTATAAGTAGTGTGTTCGGTAGCCAAAGAATTTTGAATGGTATTCCTAAAAAACCGCACAATGGAATAGACTTTGCAGCAGATGAGGGTACACCTGTCCACGCGGCTGCTGACGGCATAGTAGCAATTGCAGGTGATAATTTTTATTTCAATGGAAATTTTGTTTTACTTGACCATGGACAGGGTTTAAGTACTGTGTATTTGCATATGAGTAAGCTAAATGTTAAGACAGATGATAGAGTAAAAAAAGGGCAAGTAATTGGTTTGGTTGGCTCAACCGGCAGGGCTACGGGTCCGCACCTACACTGGGGTGCTCAATGGTTCAATAAAAGAATCGATCCAATGAATTTATTGAATTTAGGGTTTCTACAATAA
- a CDS encoding peptidase yields MKNFKRIFYTPLILILLTLSQVLAQHKFIINLNDRSEKVFNVILYPKDLKANNSIFQFASTAPGTYQTMDIGRFVKSFNAYDKNGKEIPVKNISTNQWEIEKPENVKKITYKIADTWHTKVSTHPVYAMSGTTIEDDNVVINGQCVFGYFHGMQDYPIYVKLEYPNNWSIGTALQKNDEGYYYAPTYDYIVDSPIMLGNLTQAQTTVEKTNVKIYTYSKTGLIKSENLLNLLQDMLYATNEFLKGLPVDHYTFLFHFSDFSAGAWEHSYSSFYVYKEDTLNEKYAESLLSTSAHEFFHIVTPLNIHSELVENFNYEKPTMSQHLWLYEGITEWAANILQLRNGLMTLDKYLDITSNKLNINDNFNPTISLTTLGKEATELPDQYYNIYNKGAVLGTLLDIKLLELSGGKKGLRELIIDLIHDYGKSKPFSEEHFFDELVNRTYPQIKEFIDKYIKGTEPFPVKDYFEKLGINYQETAGIDSTKPSIGMGISIKDTNLIITRVDPELQKKGIMVGDILYKLDNTPVSLSNIQAVAPKFMSIKVGDVFNITLKRGEKEIPLQLIIKPKEVRHKFEVMKNPTNEQLKLRQAWLKN; encoded by the coding sequence ATGAAAAATTTTAAAAGAATATTTTACACACCATTGATTCTAATACTTCTCACCCTATCTCAAGTTTTAGCTCAACATAAATTCATAATCAATCTTAACGACCGTAGTGAAAAAGTTTTTAATGTAATTCTTTATCCCAAAGATTTAAAAGCCAACAACAGCATCTTCCAATTTGCTTCAACTGCACCGGGCACTTATCAAACAATGGATATAGGAAGATTTGTAAAATCATTTAATGCATATGACAAAAACGGCAAAGAAATTCCGGTTAAAAATATTTCGACAAATCAATGGGAAATTGAAAAACCAGAAAATGTAAAGAAAATAACTTACAAAATAGCAGATACTTGGCATACTAAAGTTAGTACACATCCTGTTTATGCGATGAGCGGAACAACAATAGAGGATGATAATGTTGTTATAAACGGTCAATGCGTTTTTGGATATTTTCATGGAATGCAAGACTACCCGATTTATGTTAAACTTGAGTACCCTAATAATTGGTCAATTGGTACAGCACTACAAAAAAATGACGAGGGTTATTATTATGCACCAACTTATGATTACATTGTAGATTCGCCAATTATGCTTGGAAATTTAACCCAGGCGCAAACTACAGTTGAAAAAACCAATGTAAAAATTTACACTTACTCTAAAACTGGATTAATAAAATCCGAAAACCTGCTTAATTTACTCCAAGACATGCTGTATGCAACAAATGAATTTTTAAAAGGATTGCCTGTAGACCATTACACTTTTTTATTTCATTTTTCGGATTTTTCCGCTGGTGCATGGGAACATTCCTATAGTTCATTTTACGTTTATAAAGAAGATACATTGAATGAAAAATATGCTGAGAGTTTACTTTCTACTTCAGCACATGAATTTTTTCACATTGTTACTCCATTGAACATTCACAGCGAGCTAGTAGAAAACTTTAATTACGAGAAGCCCACCATGTCCCAACATTTATGGTTGTACGAAGGAATTACTGAATGGGCAGCAAATATCCTCCAATTAAGAAATGGATTAATGACACTCGATAAATACTTAGATATTACCTCAAACAAACTAAATATTAATGACAATTTTAATCCCACTATCTCCCTTACTACACTTGGTAAAGAAGCTACTGAGCTGCCCGACCAATATTACAATATTTACAATAAAGGGGCAGTATTAGGGACCTTATTGGATATCAAATTATTGGAGCTTTCTGGAGGCAAAAAGGGTTTAAGAGAGTTAATAATAGATTTAATACATGATTATGGTAAATCAAAGCCGTTTAGCGAGGAACATTTTTTTGACGAACTAGTTAATCGAACTTATCCACAGATTAAAGAGTTTATTGACAAGTACATTAAAGGCACTGAACCTTTTCCTGTAAAAGATTATTTCGAAAAACTCGGTATTAATTATCAAGAAACTGCCGGAATAGACAGCACCAAACCATCTATTGGAATGGGCATTAGTATAAAAGATACTAATTTAATAATTACAAGGGTCGACCCAGAACTTCAAAAGAAAGGCATAATGGTCGGTGATATTCTTTATAAACTAGATAATACTCCTGTAAGCTTATCGAACATTCAGGCTGTTGCACCAAAATTTATGTCAATAAAAGTCGGCGACGTGTTTAATATTACACTCAAACGCGGTGAAAAAGAAATACCATTGCAGTTAATTATTAAACCCAAAGAAGTTAGGCATAAGTTTGAAGTAATGAAAAACCCAACAAATGAACAATTGAAGCTACGTCAAGCGTGGCTAAAAAATTAA